A portion of the Oxynema aestuarii AP17 genome contains these proteins:
- the argF gene encoding ornithine carbamoyltransferase: protein MNPLQGRDFLSVADLSRAELHSLLDLAAQMKDGTIAPRCEKVLGLLFDKASTRTRVSFSVAIYQLGGQVIDLNPNVTQVSRGEPLPDTARVLDRYLDVLAIRTFAQETLRGYADYAKIPVINALTDLEHPCQALADLLTIRETFGQLEGVTLTYLGDGNNVAHSLLLACAMTGVNVRVATPENYLPDRTIVAQAEALAQGKSEVVVTRDAVAAVEGSQVLYTDVWASMGQEDQADRRIPIFMPYQVSEALLSHAEDEAIVLHCLPAHRGEEITDGAIEGSQSRVWDQAENRMHAQKALLASVLGAV from the coding sequence ATGAACCCTTTACAAGGACGAGATTTTTTGAGCGTAGCCGATCTGTCGCGAGCCGAACTCCACAGCTTGCTCGATCTGGCGGCGCAGATGAAAGATGGAACGATCGCTCCTCGTTGCGAAAAGGTGCTGGGGTTGCTGTTCGATAAAGCTTCGACGCGGACGCGGGTGAGTTTTTCGGTCGCGATTTACCAACTCGGCGGTCAGGTCATCGATCTCAACCCGAACGTGACTCAGGTGAGCCGGGGGGAACCGCTACCGGATACGGCGCGGGTGTTGGACCGTTATCTCGACGTACTCGCGATCCGAACGTTTGCTCAAGAGACCTTGCGCGGATATGCGGATTATGCCAAGATTCCGGTGATTAACGCCTTGACCGATCTCGAACACCCGTGTCAGGCATTGGCGGATTTACTGACGATTCGCGAAACCTTCGGCCAACTCGAAGGGGTGACGTTGACCTATCTCGGCGATGGCAATAATGTCGCCCATTCGCTCCTGTTGGCGTGCGCGATGACTGGGGTGAACGTTCGGGTGGCGACGCCGGAAAATTATTTACCCGATCGCACCATTGTGGCGCAAGCAGAAGCCTTGGCGCAAGGAAAGAGCGAGGTGGTGGTGACTCGGGATGCGGTGGCGGCGGTCGAGGGTTCCCAGGTGCTGTACACGGACGTATGGGCGAGTATGGGTCAGGAAGATCAGGCGGACCGTCGGATCCCGATTTTTATGCCCTATCAGGTGAGTGAAGCGCTGTTGAGTCACGCGGAGGACGAGGCGATCGTGCTGCACTGTTTGCCCGCTCATCGCGGCGAGGAGATTACGGACGGGGCGATTGAGGGATCGCAGTCGCGGGTATGGGATCAGGCGGAAAACCGGATGCACGCTCAGAAAGCATTATTAGCCAGTGTTTTAGGGGCGGTTTGA
- the nrdJ gene encoding ribonucleoside-triphosphate reductase, adenosylcobalamin-dependent, with protein sequence MDPQDHKTQDDAFRAGALSVAVLLNHEFVEPRYRYSRQLDPIVGVSFTGLFDFFVHAFGAEWLHWWKEGRPDTPVGREFKRQEREYLSRWNRVVHETVWDYCDRHGLKRPNRCTTVQPSGTKSLLTGASPGWHPPKAQRFVRRITFRKYDPVAMACIDYGYNVVPSQSDKDENDNLLDDPFDDRCTEWLVELPVEVSWANLPGTDGIDVSKFSALAQFDFYMQVQRYWTTHNTSATIELTNEEVEPLGRRIYEAIRDDEGYISAALLARFEDLQTFPRLPFEPISKEVYEQLNREVVKRRKVEDFHQAMSLYDSGYSEESGPAGCDSDKCLFSDPKDVKESENY encoded by the coding sequence ATCGATCCCCAAGACCACAAAACCCAAGACGACGCCTTCCGAGCTGGGGCGCTCTCCGTCGCGGTACTGCTCAACCACGAGTTTGTAGAACCGCGTTATCGTTACAGTCGCCAACTCGATCCGATTGTCGGCGTCTCGTTTACCGGACTGTTCGATTTCTTCGTCCACGCTTTCGGTGCCGAATGGTTGCATTGGTGGAAAGAAGGGCGCCCGGATACGCCTGTCGGACGGGAGTTTAAACGCCAAGAACGCGAGTATTTATCGCGCTGGAATCGGGTCGTACATGAAACGGTCTGGGATTACTGCGATCGCCACGGCCTCAAGCGCCCCAATCGTTGCACCACCGTGCAACCCAGTGGCACCAAATCCCTGCTCACTGGCGCTTCTCCCGGCTGGCATCCTCCCAAAGCCCAACGGTTCGTGCGTCGCATCACCTTCCGCAAATACGACCCCGTGGCGATGGCTTGCATCGATTACGGCTACAACGTGGTACCGTCTCAATCCGATAAAGACGAAAATGACAACTTGTTAGACGATCCCTTCGACGATCGCTGTACGGAGTGGCTGGTCGAGCTTCCCGTCGAGGTGTCCTGGGCGAATTTACCGGGTACTGATGGCATTGACGTGTCTAAATTCTCGGCACTGGCACAGTTCGACTTTTACATGCAAGTGCAGCGTTACTGGACGACCCACAACACCTCGGCAACGATCGAGTTGACCAACGAAGAAGTCGAACCCCTAGGGAGAAGGATTTACGAAGCGATTCGCGACGATGAAGGTTATATTTCGGCGGCGCTGCTAGCTCGTTTTGAGGACTTGCAAACCTTCCCGCGCTTGCCGTTCGAACCGATTTCTAAAGAGGTTTACGAGCAACTTAACCGAGAGGTTGTCAAGCGTCGCAAGGTCGAGGATTTTCATCAAGCCATGAGCTTGTACGATTCCGGTTATTCTGAAGAATCGGGCCCGGCGGGTTGCGACTCGGATAAATGTTTGTTTTCCGATCCGAAGGATGTAAAAGAGTCGGAAAATTATTAA
- a CDS encoding ATP-binding protein — protein sequence MNRASIATWERANSQYTIAVAAHIHRLLEQYVARKQNLSVDLPPLDNSLYENLGREMNPPPRLETLCQKFGLSAFERQIAIACMAMGLFPSFRGLCANAHGSPQMPYPTFTLAWEVFPEAHWSAFTPQGPLRRWQLLQLGSAQVVTLCPLQIDESILHYLMGEPYQDDRLAGIVRGFDPIESEISSLQPSHRQIAERVTAVLSAPTGSGVVPVVQLCGTSPVEKWAIARAAARAMQCPLKAIAVARLPDNLQELSQVMRRWEREVVLNQSLLLVDGDRLIVGDLPQTQNLLQLIEDTQTPLILLTGDRLHGAPASLVSFDVPKLSHQEQLAVWQQQLTQVGVELNGRLDRLVSQFNLNPAIIHTASLQLETHHPHDRIVEQLWDFCRLQARPHLDDLAQRIDCNATWDDLILPEKEKAVLADIAAHVKQRATVYETWGFAAKSSRGLGISALFSGQSGTGKTMAAEVLAREFNLDLYRIDLSAVVSKYIGETEKNLRRIFDAAETGGAVLLFDEADALFGKRTDVKDSHDRHANVEVSYLLQRMEAYRGLAILTTNLKNAIDQAFLRRIRFAIPFPFPDAQARSEIWQRIFPPQTPTNELDFKKLGKLSVAGGNIRNIALNAAFLAADAGEAIAMKHILKAAQSEYVKMEKTLTDSEVRGWV from the coding sequence ATGAATCGTGCATCGATCGCCACTTGGGAACGCGCCAACTCCCAATATACAATCGCTGTAGCGGCGCATATTCATCGCCTCTTAGAACAATATGTCGCCCGCAAACAGAATTTAAGTGTCGATCTTCCTCCTCTCGATAACAGTTTATACGAGAACTTAGGACGGGAAATGAACCCGCCGCCACGGTTAGAAACCCTCTGTCAAAAGTTTGGACTGTCCGCCTTCGAGCGCCAAATTGCGATCGCCTGCATGGCGATGGGATTATTTCCGAGTTTTCGCGGGTTGTGCGCGAACGCCCACGGCTCGCCCCAAATGCCCTACCCCACCTTTACCTTAGCCTGGGAAGTCTTTCCAGAGGCGCATTGGAGCGCCTTTACTCCCCAAGGTCCCTTGCGACGGTGGCAACTGTTGCAACTGGGAAGCGCTCAAGTCGTCACCTTGTGTCCCTTACAAATAGACGAGAGTATTCTGCACTACTTGATGGGAGAACCCTATCAAGACGATCGCCTCGCGGGAATCGTGCGAGGGTTCGACCCCATCGAGAGCGAAATCAGCTCCCTACAACCGTCCCACCGCCAAATTGCGGAACGAGTGACCGCCGTCTTGAGTGCGCCGACGGGTTCCGGTGTGGTTCCCGTGGTGCAACTGTGCGGGACTTCGCCCGTGGAAAAATGGGCGATCGCCCGTGCTGCCGCGCGTGCCATGCAATGCCCCCTCAAGGCGATCGCGGTAGCCCGTTTACCGGACAACCTCCAGGAATTAAGCCAGGTGATGCGCCGTTGGGAACGGGAAGTGGTTTTGAATCAAAGCCTCTTATTAGTCGATGGCGATCGCCTCATTGTCGGGGATCTCCCCCAAACCCAGAACCTGCTTCAACTGATTGAAGACACCCAAACTCCCTTAATTCTGCTGACGGGCGATCGCCTGCACGGCGCCCCTGCTTCCCTCGTCAGCTTCGACGTTCCCAAGCTCTCCCACCAAGAACAACTCGCCGTTTGGCAACAACAACTCACTCAAGTCGGCGTCGAACTCAACGGTCGCCTCGATCGCCTCGTCAGTCAATTTAACCTCAACCCCGCCATCATTCACACCGCCTCATTACAACTCGAAACTCACCATCCTCACGATCGCATAGTCGAACAACTGTGGGACTTCTGCCGCTTGCAAGCCCGTCCCCACCTCGACGACCTCGCCCAACGCATCGACTGTAACGCCACTTGGGACGATTTGATTTTACCGGAAAAAGAAAAAGCAGTTTTGGCCGATATTGCCGCCCACGTCAAACAACGGGCGACGGTTTACGAAACCTGGGGATTTGCTGCCAAAAGTTCGCGCGGGTTGGGAATTAGCGCCCTATTTTCCGGTCAAAGTGGAACCGGAAAAACAATGGCGGCTGAAGTTTTAGCCCGAGAATTTAACTTAGATCTCTATCGGATCGATTTAAGTGCGGTGGTTAGCAAATATATCGGCGAAACCGAGAAAAATTTACGGCGAATTTTCGATGCTGCCGAAACTGGAGGCGCGGTCTTGTTATTCGACGAAGCCGATGCCTTATTTGGCAAACGAACGGATGTTAAAGATAGCCACGATCGCCATGCCAATGTCGAAGTCAGTTACTTATTACAACGGATGGAAGCGTATCGCGGCTTGGCGATTTTAACGACGAACTTAAAAAATGCGATCGACCAAGCTTTCTTGCGGCGGATTCGCTTTGCAATTCCCTTTCCTTTCCCCGACGCCCAGGCGCGCAGTGAGATTTGGCAGCGTATTTTTCCGCCTCAAACACCGACGAACGAATTAGATTTTAAAAAATTGGGAAAACTGAGTGTTGCTGGGGGAAATATCCGCAATATTGCTTTAAATGCGGCCTTTTTAGCGGCGGATGCCGGGGAGGCGATCGCCATGAAACACATTCTCAAAGCGGCGCAAAGTGAATACGTAAAAATGGAAAAAACCCTGACAGATTCGGAAGTGCGCGGCTGGGTTTAG
- a CDS encoding HEAT repeat domain-containing protein — protein sequence MHDDDLSALNTEDEFESPLDRWEETEAPKPDPEEMLPLLESSNPQQRTIAARAFCELQDARAIPALIRLLQDACPLVRVSAAYALGRNASPEVVEPAIAQLGREWNGYVRKGLVWALGNCHDRRSLAPLIDALKTDIAAVRLWAASSLGQLATVGYDIVVAAVPSLIEALLKDPVPAVRSNCAWALGQLCRELPSNVVYAGAIDSLIEALENDEDMGVREDAKSSLLRVGDPRGLQIIEDLEFEGLL from the coding sequence ATGCATGATGATGACCTAAGCGCACTCAATACAGAGGATGAATTTGAAAGTCCCCTAGATCGGTGGGAGGAAACCGAAGCCCCCAAACCCGATCCAGAGGAAATGCTTCCCCTATTGGAATCGTCCAATCCCCAACAGCGCACGATCGCCGCGCGGGCATTTTGCGAACTCCAAGACGCCAGAGCCATCCCCGCGCTCATTCGTCTGCTGCAAGATGCTTGCCCTTTAGTGCGGGTCAGTGCGGCTTATGCCTTGGGACGCAACGCCAGTCCCGAGGTCGTCGAACCCGCGATCGCACAACTCGGGCGAGAGTGGAACGGATACGTCCGCAAAGGGTTAGTCTGGGCCTTGGGGAACTGTCACGATCGCCGTTCCTTAGCCCCCCTGATCGACGCCCTCAAAACCGACATCGCCGCCGTCCGCCTGTGGGCCGCCAGTTCCCTCGGACAACTCGCGACCGTCGGTTACGATATCGTCGTCGCTGCCGTACCCTCCTTAATCGAGGCATTACTCAAAGATCCGGTGCCCGCAGTGCGGAGTAATTGTGCTTGGGCTCTCGGACAACTCTGCCGCGAACTCCCGTCCAATGTCGTTTACGCCGGGGCGATCGATTCGCTGATCGAAGCATTAGAAAATGACGAAGATATGGGCGTCCGCGAAGACGCGAAATCTTCCTTATTGCGCGTCGGCGATCCGCGTGGTTTACAAATCATTGAAGATTTAGAATTTGAAGGGTTGTTATAA
- a CDS encoding GNAT family N-acetyltransferase has translation MSQQLPQGYWLREGGRHDRPQLLQFLKSSYRELFGDRDLSHLRQTVEQYWSPQTPVWWVESPRDRSREGDRPDNAIVAGLWLGNALDQVTGDRYAHIFLVYVVETHRQRGIGSALIRHAEHWARQRGDRQIGLQVFIDNPPALNLYRKLGYRSQSLWMLKPLDRPEASTPHPTDRSSQGDC, from the coding sequence GTGAGCCAACAATTACCTCAAGGCTATTGGTTAAGAGAGGGAGGACGCCACGATCGCCCGCAACTGCTCCAATTCCTGAAAAGTAGTTATCGGGAACTGTTCGGCGATCGCGACCTGTCCCACCTGCGCCAAACGGTGGAACAATATTGGTCGCCGCAAACTCCGGTGTGGTGGGTCGAAAGCCCCCGAGATCGCTCCAGGGAGGGCGATCGTCCCGATAACGCGATCGTGGCGGGGTTGTGGTTGGGGAATGCCCTCGATCAGGTGACGGGCGATCGTTACGCCCATATTTTCTTGGTTTACGTCGTCGAGACGCACCGCCAACGCGGTATCGGTTCCGCCTTAATCCGCCATGCGGAACACTGGGCTCGCCAGCGCGGCGATCGTCAAATTGGGTTGCAAGTTTTTATCGACAATCCCCCCGCCTTGAACCTCTACCGCAAATTGGGATATCGATCCCAATCCTTATGGATGCTCAAACCCCTCGATCGCCCCGAAGCATCCACCCCCCACCCCACAGATCGATCTTCCCAGGGCGATTGCTAG